In the genome of Lathyrus oleraceus cultivar Zhongwan6 chromosome 4, CAAS_Psat_ZW6_1.0, whole genome shotgun sequence, the window TGCTACTCtgtctctgtgcttaattgttattttgttattaaTGTTTATGTTTGATGATTGTTCTGATTTGATCAAGGAACATTCCATCACCTACATTGGAAGATATtgaagattgctagctattggaatTCTTGCTTGGAcattatggctatctttatttgatgcctttgtCTTCATATGATGCTTGGATGTTACTCATTGTTTATTTCTTATTGATTGccaaagtccaaaggaaaaagggtttctatatgacattcttgtctattggattgcatcccattggtcagatcttttcaactcttaacttttaatttttgtctagggtagtctcttaatctcctcccactttttaaatttcaaatctctccctcttttcaaaaccttttttgcctgtgatttcaaacttagacatgttttaatgattagaaactttggccttatgccattgaattttttaactctttcttaaatcaaatttatgaatgaatttaaccatattgactttaatttcaaaaagacaaaaataccagttcccgtctggaaaacctttttcaaaaaaaccagttcccgtctggcaaatTATTTCAAAAGCCtagttcccgtctggcaaacctttttcaaaaaaccagttcccgtctggcaacttatttcaaaagcccagttcccgtctagcaattcatttcaaagcccagttcccgtctggaaatttatttccaaagtccagttctcCTCTGGCGATTtatttccaaagtccagttctcgtctggcgatttatttccaaagtccagttctcgtctggcgaACTATATTAAAAATCAGTTCTTGCATGACAAATCATTTGCCAAATACCAGTTCTCatctggtaaattatctcttaataccagttctcgtctggtaggtcacttatttcgataccagttctcgtctAGTAGCCTATTTTAAAAAAGTCAGTTCCCgtctgacaaacaaaaacaaattcagtcccgtctgacatttcaattattttcaccagttcgTGTCTGGTAACATATCCTTCAATTGTTATCCTCATCTGGCAGTTCAATCTCCTTCACCATTTCTCATCTGGCAGTTCCCATTTAAAGTCTAACCTCATTGGCAATCAAGAATTAaaccctacaaaaacatccaattaccCTGTTGCATTCCCACAGGCATCACATGAATCATCCATATATGGTTTTCTTACCAAACAGAAAATTaaaaaaacacagtcatatcaatcatcaacatactcatgcataacactcccacaaaaggggaatttcaacaaaataaaaaaaaaagcCATTTGGATTCCTACATGCATaaccaaatatccccagcaattgcatactGCATACGTCTCATGCATCCTCCCATGCATGgtattcccacctaaagtggagcatcatataaaaatcaaatgcaaaatatcaggatccaaggtcattcatgaATATCTTAGACATTCCtcatttccaaataaagttatttccctgcatgtgctcgtggaattatgtctcagcaaatcatttttcaactttatgattaataatgatatttCCAGCACTTTCTTTAcaatcattgctccccaagcagaggttaccctaaaaagtctcttatgagcttttcccctgcagagcatttctagtaaatctccctcaaaaggagtcttttcttaaaattcccccaacagacgaatattcgagatactgcttcatttatctgaagaatctcatttctctgtttgagatactgcttcataaatttgaagaatctcatttgctttttcagagatactgctctaagtatcctcgaagagtcttagattcaattaaggtatcattcccttgtttgtaatatcttaattctatcatataagatgctgcttcgactcgatacatagaatctcatttttactgtttgagatactgcttcatcaatatgaagagtctcatttcagattttttagaggtactgctctaatatcctcggagagtcttagattcaattaaggtatctttcccttgctggaacatcttaattctatcatataagatgctgcttcgactagatacagagaatctcacttttactgtttgagatgctgcttcatcaatatgaagagtctcatttcaaatttctttttagagatactgctctaatatcctcggagagtcttagattcaattaaggtacttttcccttgctggaatatcttaatcctatcatataagatgctgtttcgactcgatacagagaatctcattttttactgtttgagaagctgcttcatcaatatgaagactctcatttcagatttctttttagagatactgctctaatatcctcgaagagtcttagattcaattaaggtatctttcccttgctggaacatcttaattctatcatataagatgctgcttcgactcgatacagagaatttcacttttactgttgagatgctgcttcatcaatatgaagagtctcatgccagattttcTTTATACTACTCTAGCATCCTGAAAAATCTTGagatttagctagggatgtcattccattattaacatatctcgactatgacgtccaagatactgttctgtCGACTCCCAGAAAGTCTTGGCTGTTCCATTTTACTTTAGGATAACGTCTATCActatttctcactgcattttcttcctatattttcttccttgcatttcccaggacaaaatttgggtcttttcgtatttaattaccttccactacgaatgtacgaagactattgtcattcttaccttctaattcaagataatgaaataggggcagctgtcataccccaattttgtccgggcatatttaaatttttgtaaaatcgatttcatttttaatttgcatcgaatgcacagcatgacatgcatttcatcatgaataataactaaaataccagtcagaataaatttattgaaaatacagacaaatcggttgaatcattccctcaagtacggacaaaatcagcggataaaaagtttcgaaattaaaattgcagacgccagtattattaatctacggttcatgtagtttaacctggtatgctcgttgtatttttcagcagcTGTTTCGGTTGCGTTTTGATccgtctgagccttttaaccgatgaaaatttatttcaaaattaaaagaaacgctgtattttttcaataacgatatttcgcactgatcattttcatgcatccgatttaattttcCGAGTAAATttttgcccgacttttattcatttttagtcgttttaattttgttctttcgccaaaatagtcagattaaataaatataattttccatgttcttattttaattttatcatatttATTTAGAAAGTTGTGAATTTTATTGGAGTTAATTGATTTAATCTCATTTAAATCAGTTAAAACATCTAGAAAGGGCATTTTAGGCATTTCAAATTATTGAAAGAGACGTGTTTCTTTGTGTGCTTCTTTGATTCAATCTGAATCgttgattcaaattaatcaaagACCCATGTTAGCTATCCATGTCCATTTCTATCAACCAATAAAAACTAAGAATTTGAATTAACTAAAtattaatgaaaataaaaaatatccCTCTTACCGTCTGTTTGTTGACAGCTAGAAAAAGGGAGGATTTTTGGGGTAGCAGTGACTCCCCACGTGAGGACTCTCTCTCTGGAACAAAGAAAAAGCACGAAAAAACAAAAGGGACATCACGACCCTTTCCTCAATCCATTCACCCTCTCTTTCTCCAGGGGACTGATCTCTCACTCTCTCAGTGAAGAAACCAAAAGAAAGAGGGTACAAAAACCCAGTGAACCCACATTTTTTAGACCTCATTCGTCCCCACCTCCTCCAATCACGGCCAGCAACCGCGACAACGACCTACCCGTTTCTTCTTCACTCTGTATTCCACCCTCCATCCGCAATTTCTCCCACCCCAAATCGCCGGAAACACCTCCCTTCGCCGTAACACACCGGCGAGGCCACAACTCATCAAACCACCTAAACCGCGTCTCCGCCACTCACCATCAAAACCGGCAACAACCTTTCTCCTTCCAATTCATTTGAAGTCGCATTCAACATACTCACTCCGCCCGCGAGACACACCACCACCAGATTTCGTCGAAGGAGTTGAGAAAACAAAGGAAGCGATTAAGGTTTCGAAGGAGATCGAAGTTTCTCCTGATGTTGGAAAAGCTAAGGATAGCCATGGAATTCGTCCTAGAAAAGGTAAAATGCGTAACCGTTGATATATCTCTCGTAGAGGACCTTTGATTGTCTACAGAATCGAAGGAGCTTGCGAACCTTTATACTTCGACGACGGAAACAACCGTGGACCCGACCACTTCAACTCTGCAATGATTTCGCCGCAAGATCTGCAACAACGGTTTCGCGACGAAGCTCTTGTTTCAACACCATAACAATAATGTTTACTTCACTCCTAACACCGATCCAATACCATCACGCCGGAAACGCCGACTCGACAGAAGCTGGAATTCATATTAGTTTACTTATTATTACTTGGCTGAGAGTTTACTGCAGGTGATTTTTTTTCATTGAATGCAAAGTTTCGACACACCGATTTACATTCTTCTTCTGTTATGAATGGGTTGTATATTAACTATGCCATTAGATTCTTGGCTCATTGATGTTGTTTGTTATCCTTGCACATGTTTCATTTCATTGTGATTTTTGTCTCGATTATACAAATATGAGATGCTATGTTTAAAATACTTTGTTATCCTTATACATTAGTCCAATATAGTGTTCATGTGACTGTTGTTTATGTTGGGTGTGTACTAAAATATTGAATGAGGACTCGTGAAGACCTTTGTGGTTTTTCTTTAAAAAGTTTAGTTCGTAGGAAGGTATAGCAAATATTATGAGAAATTGTGGATAATTTAAGTTTACATAATTCACAAGGCCACATTTGGTTTCTCCTTTAAAATGTTGACGGGATGGCGTGTTCATACTGTACGTGTCACATGCTATCTTTACTTTGAATCAAAACTTAGTGATAATAATCCTTGATAAAAAATATAGATGTTTATTATATCTTTATTAGCTTAAATGATGTGGGTTAGATAGACTTGCCATTTGTTCATTAATTTTGATAAAAATAACTGctaatttttaaaattaaattctAATTAGAGATGATCCCTTTATGTTCTAACATATTCTTTTAATAATTTCCTTTATATCAATTTCCATTTATTATGTCATGAATATATGTATAGACTTTAGTTAAAGTTAATGACTGTGTTTGAGATGTATTTTTATTGCTTATAAGATTAAGTATTGTATTCATTAGATTTTTATCTTAATGCAATATATTTTCTGTAAATTAAATAGTGGATGAAAAAAGAATGGaaggcgttcgcctcaccatctctcgaataattgaacgattggcgctcgccatattgctcaaattatcgacttcTGATTAAAACTATAAATCACAcaaattcaaaattatttttCCCAAATAAAGTACAATCTCTAAAGACTTTATTTTTTTACATTTTAAACATTAGATGAAAAGGAGTATAGGAAGTGCacgcttcactatctctcgagtattcgaataattggtgttcgccatattgctcgaattaTCGTCGTCTAATTAAGACAATGATCGTACgaaattcaaatcatttttctaAGTTAATATAATACTTGAAAAAACATTTTGATTTATAAATTTCGGATGATAaaagaatgggaggcgttcgcctcaccatttCTCGAATAATCGAATGATTGGCgcacgccatattgctcgaattcttGTCATTCAATTAAAGCCGCAACCTTACAAACTTAAATTATTTTTCCAAACCAATTATAATACCTAAAGAACATttcttttataaattaaatatcggatgataaaagatgggagacgttcgcctcaccatctctcgattatttgaataattggcgtccgccatattgcacaaatcaTCGACTTTCGATTAATACATCTTAattaaacttggataaaggaataagtggcgcacgcctcattattctttgaataagcaagtaggaggcgtacgcctcactaccgtgcacattcaacatccacaaacaaactttcaaaataatttgaacgaaaaaggagtggaaggcgttcgccttattattcctcgaaaattggacgattggtgtgcaccatattgctcaatctttcgtcgttcgtcaaaaacatctcaaacacaTTAAACCTAACTTCTCGTCCCCGCGTGATCGAAACCAACAAAACATTcaacacatcaattcaacttgtcatcccgcgtgaccaaaactcttttaaaaaaaacattgttaatcctttctaacgtgcacaacaaactagtgcttaagcctctgtcgagagtagacaagccaatgtttagcctttaggacgcgatctaaacagtcgttcattaaaagacaccaacaaatCATAGTTACCCGAACTgcgaatgctctgacttccttattgcatcataaggatacgtaggcaggagattgttgtatcttcgcgagcacactaataaaaaacctccccttttcTCCTTTTGAGGTCTTCacccatatctatcatcaattctaattactcgaagcaagcaaataaaaatcaactaacattcaaatagcaaatcagactaaaaggttcccgttgagtacaatagacgtgaggggtgctaataccttccccttgcgtaatcgactcccgaacccgaatacggttgcgacgaccattattctattttctaaagggttttatcgatattttcctattccttcattgggataaataaagttcggtggcaactctgttcgaacataaattttttccgcgaccatcgcgaggaatcgtatttttcgagatgcgacagatggcgactctactggggattaTTTTGCTCTAAGCAAGggagagtcaagcctaacttagtcaATTTGCTATGAATGTTAGAATACCGCCTTTTATTTGCTTCTGTATATCTTGATGTATTATTTATGCTATGTAATTTATTCTGCTATTATGTTGGGTGATCTATGGTGTTTGAcacatgttgtgagataagcttcgtacccgagctttgagaagaacttagaacccggagttgtgtagtattaaaccgaggggtgtacacctcattgggacaatacgagaactccacctagtgtagatctgttcagaatttccatcataatatggctagcccattattgcgaggaaacgttgaacatggtccatgactctgggaacctcatcttaaactgaagtccgtcttcatgatgggcgatcgtgtagtattgaaccgaagggtctacaccctgttcgaacaatacgaggaTCCCACTTAGAGTAGACTGATTCAGAATTTCCATTtcgatgtggctagcccattattgcgatggaagactgaacttggtccatgactctaagttctTATCCTGAAAACGAACAACCTTATGAGCCATCCTTTGTGTGTGGGGTAGAGGACATAGAACCTCCGTATAGGGTGTACCATATGATACTCATGATATCCTGGATCCTAATTATACCTGCATTACATTTTCTTTGCATACaaatataaaatttcatgcattcgTATTTCATCAGCATGgattgcatatcattttccaatacaaaaaaaactcatcccgTCCTTTTGCCAATTACCAGCAGGCTGATTTCTTGACACTCGTACTGAACCTTTGAGAACTACTAAAAGACAAGGGAGCACTGAGAACATAATCAAGTTGAGTTGAAAATGGATATGAACAACATGAAAGGAAAgatagaccagatgttggaggCTAGGCTAGCCCAATCAAAGAACAATTTTCAACATGGTGTCACAGAGAATGTTGGTTCCTCATCAGGCTTTACTGTAATTACCAACCCAATGTATGACCCTCTGTCTGACTATAATCCTCCACAAGTGAACATTCCTACTCAATCCCAGTTGATGCCATTGACCAATCCTGATGTTGAAAGGCTTCATGCCTTTGAGGAGAGAGTCCGAGCAATGGATGTAAATGACAATTTTAGGCTTGATATGTGCTTAGTACCAAGCCTAATAATCCCCCCGAAATTCAAATTACCCAACTtcgagaagtacaaaggggatagttgtccaaggcaccatttggtgatgttcttCCGAAAAATGGCATCACATACTCACAATGACAAGCTGatgattcactattttcaagacagtttgattgGAGCATCATTGAGCTGGTATATGAAATTGAAAAGAAGCCATATTCAGTCATGGGAAGACTTAGCCAATGCTTTTTTGAAGCAGTACAActacaacttggacatggctccagaccGAAGGCAGCTGCAAAGCTTATCCCAAAAGAGCAACGAATCTTTCAAAGGATATGCACAACgatggagagaattggcagcCCAAGTGCAACCACCACTCTTGGATAAGGAATTGGTTGACTTGTTTATGGATACCTTGCAGAGTCCTTACTTTGAAAGGATGGTAGGCAACGCGTTATCAGACTTCGCCCACTTAGTGACAATTGGAGAATGCATCGAGAGTGCCCTAAAAAGCGGAAGAATCCAAGGCGCCTCGAGCAACCAAGCTAGCGAGACAGAATCCCTCAGCaattcccaaaaggaagaagaggaTGAAACCAATGCAGTCATAACAGATGTCAGGCAACCAGCAACGTCGAGAGCACCATACCAACAACCATGGTCTGCTCCTTACGCAAATCAATGATCTCATGGTCGAGGATATCAAAATCAGCCTTCGAACCAATCTAGGCCTCGAAAGAAtctggaaagaaggaatgctccTCTCGATCCAATTCCCATGTCATACAGTCAACTTCTGCCATGTCTGATTCAAAGCTCGTTGGTGGATCCCAAGTCTCTCAGGCCATTGCCAGAACCATACCCACCTGGATATGACCCCGAcgtgcaatgtggatatcatgccgggTCAATAGGGCACTCGACAGAAGACGACAACGTTTTCAAAGCCAAGGTTCAACAATTGATTGACAAAAAGTACATATCCTTTCCAGACGGAAATCTGTTGGTGCACGTCAACCTCTCGTCTGAATAAGTTCGAAGACTTCAAGGGAGTATCTCATAAGGCCAGTGGTTCAAACAGGAAGACATCCTCAACATTGGCAATCTTTGGCCATTTTTTTGTCATTGCATTTGTAATTTCTTTGATTAAATGCTACTTGTTTTTAAAATTTTGTTgtctttaatggtaatattaatgaagtaatgatgcatgatttgaaaCAATTATCtcgtattcactcatttttcttctcttatataaacaaaataaaaaatacacCTGTGTTCTCCATCTCACTTTGCTTATCAAACTGTTGTTTTAGCAAAattggagggaggatgacgaaaataaaatacccataattgctaATTGTATGCTTTTAGATAAGATCCCgctgatgatgtacaggcattgtttcaaattccCAAAAACTGGAGAGATAATGAGGTAATCCttagtcaaccacttcgagcctagaagtaggagtttctttcggatctacaaacccttacatttaacccggggcagggtagtgttcagttaatctgactatgcatttcaaattacaagatgaaatatcccgTCTATGGATCAACTACATGccattcttcgcacacatcctaaagtgtcgaaggaaccctaaaaaatccaaaagttatgatggttgttcttcaatgaccaatgacttggcagtcacatTCTAAAAAATGGAATCAAAGAAAAGCCCGCTAAGTTGAACACCCAagaggcgacttaggcaaaaattagggcaatcccgatggactaaaagcttcaaaagcagttcaggcaaaagttagggatcaagacaaaaaaaaatcaaaagaggtcacgaaaaccctcaacaaaataaaacaagattcagtgaccaccataccaaagTCAAAGGGCCACCGACATTCAAAAAATgaataaggtggctgccatttcaagagaccttgaatcaccatctttatccttacaccttcAAAAAGACGAATGCgtatgttgaattaactgagCGTAGGATTGGAGTTTATCAAGAAGAAGGGTGGGTACAAAAATAACGTTGAGCCTCCTATCCTTTGTTTCGATAACCatgaaccaggccacgttacaacccataaaagacctaattgaagcagggtttattctgaaagcatactacatcaatgttgcgtaaactgactcctaaagtTTTGCTAACCATCTACTTTGGTATAATCTTCTTGCTGTATCTTTCATACTGTTAAACCAAAATTGcgtttggactcatggtccattcgccacactatcacatcattcaaataaatgatttttcaaaacctgcatgagtatcgcattaaaattaccatttctgaATAAACAATTTTAATGGCAAGTCAGTACTTGACGTCAGGGAAATTCCAACAATAAGGAACAATCAGAGGAACTTGGACATTCGTTGGTGCTGACCCGAATCAAGACTACCTCTGAGCCTATGAATATGGGGCATGCCACCTAAACATCAGTTGATCATAGCAAGATTACTCCAAGAATTGGCCAGTCTTAAACAATCTCCAAACATCTGTTAATCAGGGGAAAGTCATTTCAAGAATCATTTGATCCAGAGTAAATCATCTCAAGACTCTATTAACTAGGGGCAAATCACCTAGAGGTTCTGTTGGCCAGGGGCAGACCCCTTTAATATTCAGTTAGGGTGGgttaagtcgcttcaacgctcataccggggcaagctacctcaagatcacagaaaagtcaaccactccaagagtcggttaaccaaggataaatcctttcgtggatcaaaattctggggcaatccatctccaaattatggtacaattgctTTCAAAGTCCTTTCAAGGTAAACATTTTGTATAGAACCATCAcattggggcaagatgagccatacAAGAGCGAGTCCTCTCCATGTTTTCAAGCAgttcaagcaaaagctttttccgCAAGTCAACTGCAGAGTTCAAGATGAGTGTCGGGGAATCATGCTATCACCCCATAAAATAACCTTTTGACAGACAGAAGCCTTGTTACAAAGAACCTTCTCTTCTAATACCCACGCAGGGGCATTTTGAAAGCCTTCAAGTCATTGCATAAATCATCCTCATGCATTAAGTCATGTCGCTTTGCTCTAACATAAAGTCATGCATATCATAGCATTCATCGGGTCTAACCCAATAACATGAACCTGGCATCAAAAAGCCTTAAAACACAAAATCTGACAccaaagcccagttcccgtctggcaaacctttttcaaaaaaaccagttcccgtctggcaaattatttcaaaagcccagttcccgtctgacaaacctttttcaaaaaaccagttcccgtctggcaacttatttcaaaagcctagttcccgtctgacaattcatttcaaagcccagttcccgttTGGAAATTTATTTCtaaagtccagttctcgtctggcgatttatttccaaagtccagttctcgtctggcgatttatttccaaagtccagttctcgtctggcgaactatatcaaaaatcagttcttgcatgacaaatcatttgccaaataccagttctcgtctggtaaattatctcttaataccagttctcgtctggtaggtcACTTATTTCGATACCAGTTCTCGTATGGCagtcaattattttcaccagttctcgtctggtagcctaTTTTAAAAAAGTCAGTTCCCgtctgacaaacaaaaacaaattcagtcccgtctgacatttcaattattttcaccagttcgtgtctggtaacatatccttcaagtgttatcctcatctggcagttcaatctccttcaccatttctcatctggcagttcccatttaaagtctaacctcattggcaatcaagaattaaaccctacaaaaacatccaattacccagttgcattcccacatgcatcacatgaatcatccatacatggttttcctaccaaatagaaaattaaaaaaacacagtcatatcaatcatcaacatactcatgcataaAACTCCCACAAAAGGggaatttcaacaaaataaaaaaaagccatttgcattcctacatgcacaaccaaatatccccagcaattgcatactGGATACGTCTCATGCATCCTCCCATGCATGgtattcccacctaaagtggaacatcatataaaaatcaaatgcaaaatatcaggatccaaggtcattcatgaATATCTTAGACATTCCtcatttccaaataaagttaTTTCCCTGCATGAGCTCGTGGAATTATGTCTCAGcaaatcatttttcaactttatgattaataatgatatttCCAGCACTTTCTTTAcaatcattgctccccaagcagaggttaccctaaaaagtctcttatgagcttttcccctgcagagcatttctagtaaatctccctcaaaaggagtcttttcttaaaattcccccaacagacgaatattcgagatactgcttcatttatctgaagaatctcatttctctgtttgagatactgcttcataaatttgaagaatctcatttgatttttcagaggtactgctctaagtatcctcgaagagtcttagattcaattaaggtatcattcccttgtttggaatatcttaattctatcatataagatgctg includes:
- the LOC127136016 gene encoding uncharacterized protein LOC127136016, producing MASHTHNDKLMIHYFQDSLIGASLSWYMKLKRSHIQSWEDLANAFLKQYNYNLDMAPDRRQLQSLSQKSNESFKGYAQRWRELAAQVQPPLLDKELVDLFMDTLQSPYFERMVGNALSDFAHLVTIGECIESALKSGRIQGASSNQASETESLSNSQKEEEDETNAVITDVRQPATSRAPYQQPWSAPYANQ